CGCCGGGACTGACCGTAAAAGGGACGGAACTACAATACAACGGGAAAAAAATCTTCTTTTCGGGCGCGAATCTCGCCTGGAGTGACTACAACTCCGACGTGGGCGATTCCCCACTGAACGAAAACGCCTGGCGCAAGGCCGTCGAAGGCACCCGCGCCGCGGGCGGCAACGCTATCCGTTGGTGGCTTTTCAACAACATGAGCCAAAGCCCGGAAATCGACCAGACAACTCATCTGGTTTCGGGCCTCAAGGCGAACACCATCAACAACATGAAAAAAGCCCTCGATATCGCCGAAGAATACGGCGTGATGGTTTCGATGTGCCTTTTCAGCCACAACCTGATGGAACCGAACCAATGGGGACTTTACAACGAAAAGCTCGATATCACAGCGAACACGCAACTGTTCGAAGATACGGGCACCAAGGCATTCATCGACAATGCACTCATCCCGGTGGTGAAAGCGATTGGCAACCACAAAGCGCTCATGACATGGGAAGTTTTCAACGAGCCCGAAGGCATGACCAGTGAAGGTTGGACAACCAAGAAACTCGACAAGGCTACGCTCCAGAAATTTACAAACAAAGTTGCGGCAGCCATCCACACGGAGAACCCGGAACTTCTCGTTTCGACAGGCAGCGTAAACATCAAATATCAGGCATGGTGGAACGATGCAGCCCTCGTCGCAGCCGGTGGAGAAGCAAAAGGCACCCTTGACTTTTTCCAGACACACTATTATCCGTATTACCAGGATGATGCCGTCTCGCCGTTCGTGAATACGGCTGCGCAGATGGCGACCAAGTATGGCTACGACAACAAGCCGATGATTATCGGCGAGTTCCCGGCAAGCGGCTGGGCTGGCGAAACCTACAAATCCACTTTTGCCGCCAAGACGCAGATTACGACAGAAGAATGTTACCGCAAAGCATTTGACGGTGACTACGCAGGCGCTCTCGCATGGCAGTATATAGGCGACAAGACCGAAGCGAATTTCGGCGGTTACACTTACACCATCGACCCGGCTCTTAAAGCGATGACGGCTCTCGCCGCCACAGAAGAAGCGAGCATCAAGATTAAAGATGCAACGATTGACAACACCACCGGCGACGGCAAGATGGCTGTAACCTATGGTGGAGACAATGCGCAAATCGAATACCAGAAAACATTCGACCTGAGCAAGGCCAACACGCTGTCTTTTGAAGCAAAAAATAACGGAGCCACAGCCGCCCAGCTGAACCTGATTTTCAAGCTCACGGATGCATGGACATGGACCGAAGTCGAAGGCCCCTGCGAAGTGCCCGCCGGAGAAAAGAAGACTTGCACTTTTGATATTTCGAGCCACGCCGACCGCAACAAGACTTTGAGTACGGTCATCGCAAACTACGCAGCGGGTTACACAGGCACCATTCTTTACGACAACTTTATCGCCGGTACGGACACACTTTGGAATTTCAATACCGACAAGTACGACGCATTTAGCCGCGGTTTCGAAAACACCGAAGAAATGATTCCCGAAATCAAAATTGTCTACGACGACACTTACGAAAGCGGAACAACACGATATTTCCGTATTGCGAACAACATTCATTCCTCCGTCAAAGTCAACGCCAACACAATCTCCCTTGTCACAAGTACGGCAGGAATACTGAACGTGGATATTTTCGGCATGAACGGCCTGCACGTCGCCACCCTGCACAGGGGAGCAACAGCAGCCGGCAACCACACATTCAGCCTCACCGGAATCCGGAGCGGACACTACCTCCTACGCGTCAAGGGTACCGGAATCGCAGCCACGCAGCCGATTCGGTTGAAGTAGAGTCGACGAAAACCCGGCGGCCAACAAGGCCGCCTTTTTTTTACCTATATTGCAGGCCATGAGCGACAAGCACCCCCTTTATTTTACGATCCACGGACATTTTTACCAACCGCCCCGAGAAAACCCCTGGACGGGAGTCATTGAAAATCAACCCAGCGCAAGGCCCTTCCACGACTGGAACGACCGCATCGCGAGTGAATGCTATAGTCCGAACTCCGCAAGCCGCATTTTGAGCGAACACGGGCACATTGTCGATATTGTCAACAACTACGACTTCATGAGTTTCAACATGGGTCCGACCTTGATGAGTTGGATCCGTACGAACACCCCGGAAACATACAAACGAATCCAAGAAGCGGACAAGCGCAGCCGCGAACGCCTGAACGGTCACGGCAACGCCATCGCCCAGGTGTACAACCATGTCATCATGCCGCTTGCAAGCGAACAGGACAAGCGCACGCAAATCCATTGGGGTATCGAAGATTTCAAGTTCCATTTCGGTCGCATGCCCGAGGCCATGTGGCTTGCCGAAACAGCCATCAACCTGGACACCGTCGTGGAACTCATCAAGGCCGGCATCAAGTTCACTATCCTCTCGCCGACGCAGGCTGACAGTTTCCGCAAGCTCGGCGACAGCGAATGGAAGGGATGCGCCAATACCGACATCGATACCACGCGCCCCTACCGCATTTTCCCGCGCGACAAGGAAGGCAACCTTGTCTGTGACGGTTACTTGGACGTCTTTTTCTACAATCCCTGGCTTTCTTCAGCTGTGGGGTTCGAGCACCTGCTCCGCAACGCGGACACCTTCGGAGGCCGCATCCGCGACGCCTGGGACGCCAACCGCGAAGACCCGCAGCTGGTAAGCATCGGTACCGACGGCGAAAGCTACGGCCACCACGAGCCCTTCGGCGACATGTGCGCCGCCTGGCTCTACAACCGCTACGCTCCCCAGCACAACATGGTGCCGGTCAACTACGGCTGGTATCTCGAGAAATTCCCGCCGCAGCACGAAGTCCTCTTGAAGAACTTCCACGGCGAAGGCTGTGCATGGAGTTGCGCCCACGGTGTCGGACGCTGGTACCGCGACTGCGGATGCTCCACGGGCGGCGGGCCGGACTGGAACCAGAAATGGCGCGGTCCCTTGCGCGACGCCTTCAACCACCTGAAGGCCCTCGCCGACGAAATCTTTATAAACGAACTCCAGCACCTTACGGCAATGGACCCGTGGGATGTCCGCAACAAGTACGTCGACGTTCTCATCGCCCCCGGTGACAGCTACCGCCTAAAGAGTTTCCTCAACGCCACGCTTCTGCACCCGCACGACCCGGATGAATGCGCCAAGGCAGTGCGTTTACTCGAAATCCAGAAATTCTGCATGTTCAGCTTTACAAGCTGCGGCTGGTTCTTCAACGATATCGAAGGCCTGGAACCCGTACAGAACATGCGCTATGCGCTGCGCGCCATGGAACTGCTCAAGCCGTTCCTCCCCGAAGGCCGCGACATCAAGGCCGAAGTCCTCGAAATCCTCGCGAAGGCCACGAGCAATGAGCACAAGTGGAGCGGAGCCGAAGTGTTCACAAAGTCTGCCGAAGAAGACGTCCCCGCCTTCGTCAAGCAGATGGCCGAACGCGCCGCCATTTACCACCTCGGGCTCGAAGACGACTACCTGAACAAGGACTACCGCCTCACCGCCTCGAAAATCTCGTCGCGACGCCGCCAGACCATAGTTTATACCACTTACAACGACTCGACTATCGACGAGCACCATGCATCGACCATTCTCGTGCTCAATGACGCGCTCGGGAGAGTCAACCTAGTTGTCTGCAACGGCGACCCCAGGGAATGCGGGCTCTCTTTTGTCGATAACCCGAACATGACTACCGAAGAGCTCAAGGCCGCATTCCCCGAGGCGTACGTCGTCCGCATGCGTGACCTCATGAGCGATTCCCTCAAGCGCATCAACCAGCTTTCGACGCAGCGCCACCTGACAGATGTCACCAAGACCTTCTCCAAGTTCGCGCTGGACCACGGCATTCCTATTGATTGCCTGGCCGACCCAGACCACACGCTGCCCGACACCATGCGCAAGATTCTCTCGCTTGAAATCAACGCGAAAATCCACCACCTCGCGCTCACGTACCTGGACACGCCCAGAGACGAAGACTTCGCAAGGATTCACGAACTTATCGACGAAGCGAAGGCTCTGGACACCACGTTCTCGTTCGGTGGCACGGGCCGCATGTTCCACAGGAAGTTGATGGGACTCATCGAGAATGTCGAGAGGAACCAGGACGAGGCATCCGTCAGGCACATCACGGGGCTCATCACCGTCGCGGACTGGCTGGAACTCTATATCGACAAGACCACGCTCGAAAACAAGGTCTTCCCCATCTACAAGAAGTTCATGGAAGATCCCAACGGCAAGCTGGCCGCGCTTAAGCCGATGTTCGACTGGCTGAACTTCGAGGTTCCCCATGCTTAACCTGTCGAAAGCCCCGCTCATCGACGCCCAAAAAATTGCCAAACGCATCGGCGAACTGGGCAAGCAGATTGGCGGGGAATACGACTTCGACATCATCGTCGGGGCCATGACAGGCTCGTTCATCTTCGTGGCCGACCTCTGCCGGGCGATGCCCAAGAAGAAAGCGCAGATTAAGTTCATCAAAGCCTCAAGTTATGGGGACTCCACGGAATCTTCGCAAAAGGTCAAGGTGAGCGGGCTCGATTCCATACAGGTGGAAGGCGCACGCATCCTGCTGGTAGACGACATTTTGGACACCGGACGCACCATGAAGGCTCTCGTCCAGGAACTCTCCGCAAGGGGAGCCAAGGAAATCAGGACATGCGTGTTCCTCGACAAGCCCGAGCGCCGCGAAGTGCCGATCAGGGCCGATTACGTGGGTTTTGAAATCCCGAACGCGTTCGTCGTGGGTTACGGGCTCGATTTTGCGGACGAATACCGTACTTTTCCGGACGTCTGGACACTTGTAGAAGAATAATAATTATATTGGAAATATGGCACAGAACGATTCAGACAATGTCAAACTCCACGCTACGCAAACGTTTGCGGCTCTCGGCAACAAGTTCAGCAAGTTGCCCCGTTCAAAGCGTTTTATCATCATTGGCGCAGTAGCCCTGTTCATTTACATTCTCGGATTCATGACTTGCAGTTTCATGAACAACGTCCCGAACGAAGGCATCATCGAGAAAGTGGCCGCCCTCCCCGACGCGAAGAACAAGTGCAAGTTCCGCTACGACCGTGCCCTCGAATACGCCATCATGCACGAATGCGTCTTTGCCAAGGGAACTCCCGGCAACGGCTCCAAGCTTGTGCAGCGCGTGAACTACTGCACCTGCGCCCTCGAAGGCGTGCAGATGAAGAAGCCGTACCAGAAGATGTTCGAGAACAACCTCGTGGACTTCACGTTCAAGATCCGCGAAGAGAACCTCTGCAACGAAGAAAAGAACATCCCGACGCTGGAAGCCGAAGGCGACCAGGGCGGGAACTAAACCCGAATGCGAACGGGATTCATGTGCAAACCGACTTTGCAGGAACGATTGTAGCACCGAATGCAGAGGTCGTTGTTGGCCAAGCCGGAAAAAACTTCTATGGATCTATCTTCGCCAAGAGCATTGTGGTTCACCAATACACGAAAGTCACCTGGGTTCCGTTCATTCCCGTTCAAATGAATGGTGTAGTGGCACACATTGACAACCACGAACCTTTACGGTATTCTGTTGTTTTCTAGGACGGCAATCTATGTTTTCCCGCTTTATTTATTTTTCCTTATTCATTGTTCTTTTAGGATGCGCCCCTTATGAGGATCATTCAGTATATTTTCCCGCTATTCGGATAAACTTTATGTCCACATCTGATGTCGATAGTGTTCATTTTTATTTGAATAATGAACAGGTGTGTTTTGAAAAGCCTATTCTTTTTGAAGGCGACTGTAAAAATTGTCTAGAAGCAAAAGGATATACGAGTGAATACGCGATATGCAAAACATCAACCGAAGACAGCAATTATATATTCACGCATCGCGACACAGAAAAAGAGAAGCAATGCGTCCAATCGGAAAATTTTCTTAAATGGGTTAATTATGAATGTTTTGTGAGTGAAAAGCATTATGGGAAATCATTGGATTCATTGACGTTCCAAGCACAAATTTTCTCTAATGAATCAGTGAAGACCATACAGCCAAGTATTATTTTTCATAGTGGAAATCGTTATAATATAATGCTAGAACAAGATTCTGCACAGTGGCTCAATCACATGGATGACGTATTTTTTGACCTCTTTGGCTTAGCAGGATCATGGCTGTGGGAGGGATGCTCCGACGGCTTTTGCGTGGCAACCATTCCGATGAGAGAAGGAGAAGGCTACTACGAATGATTTCCTGTGAAATGGGTTACAATATCAGCATTCCGTCGCCGTAGCTGAACAGTTTCAGCTTGTTTTCGACGGCCATTTTGTACGCGGCCAGCGTATTTTCGCGCCCGTAGAACGCCGAGACAAGCAGGATGAGCGAACTCTTGGGCCAATGGAAATTGGTGAGGAGTCCGTCCACAATCTTGTAGCGGTAGCCGGGGTAGAAGAACGCATGCGTCACGCCCGTCTGCGCTTTCACGATTCCGTTCGCATCGGCAATTGTTTCGACAACGCGGGTACTCGTCGTCCCGACCGTCACGATGCGGCCACCTTCGCGCTTGGCCTTGTTGATGATTTCGGCGTTTTCCTTCGTGAGTTCGTAATGTTCGCCGTGCATCTTGTGCTGGGTAAAGTCTTCGACCGAGATGTTCTGGAAGGTGCCGGGGCCCACGTGCAGAGTCACTTCGGCCACGTACACGCCCCTTGCCTTGAGGTCTTCGAGCATTTGCTCGCTAAAGTGCAAACTCGCCGTCGGGGCGGCCACCGCGCCGGAATATTTCGCGAAAATCGTCTGGTAAGCCTTCTTGTCGTCTTCGTCGTCGGGGCGGTTGATGTACGGCGGCAGCGGGACATGTCCCTCACGGTTCATCACCGACTCGAGTTCCACCGGAGTCACCGCAAAGCGCAGCACGCGGGCCCCGTCTTCACGGACGTCTTCGACGACTGTCTTCACACCCGCGATTTCGAGTTCGCGGCCGACCTTGAAAGCCTTACCCGGGCGCACCTGCGCCTCATAGCGGGCGGAGCCGTCTTCGGCGGGAATCAGCGACTGCACCAGAAGCGTCTCGACCTCGCCGCCATGCAACGTGTGGCCATACAACCTCGCGGGAATCACCTTGGTATTGTTCACCACCAAGCAATCGCCGGGATTGAACAAGTCGACAATCTCCGGAGCCTTGAGGATGCGCCTCTCGCCACCGTTCTTGGGGCAATATAGAATGTGGGTCTTGCCCTTCCCTGCCGTGCGGCTCGCAATCAGCTCTGGCGGGAATTCAAAATTGTAGTCAGAAAGCTTGTGTTCCATCTTAACCCTGGAGAGATTTCATCGCTTCCTTAACGAGGTTTTTCATATCGGCCTTGAGGCTCGCCGGCTTCAGGATTTCCACATCCGGGAGCACGCCCAGAAGCCAAGACTTGAAATCCGGAGTAATACGCAATTTCAACTCCACGACAAAGCGAGACTTGGTTTCTTTAATGACCGCCGCCGGGACAAAGTTGGATTTTTTGAACTGGCTCTGCAACCACTTGGACTTGACCAAAAGCGAAATGTCCTGCGGCTGGAGTTTTGCATCGGTCCACTTGCCGAATGTGTACTTATAATGAATCTTGGAATCAAACGACAGCTTTACAACTGGAATATTCGTCATCGTCATGTTGACAATATTTTCAACAACATAATTCTTGAAAATCTGGGTTTCTTCGAATTCATCGTCGGCAGCAATCAGGTAAAGAGTATCTATGCGGAGCACGAGCTTGACCGGACTCACCGTAACTGTTGTCTGTTCTTCCTCATGCGTAGCACTGCGATAGGTGATATTGACTTTCACGCCGTCATGAATCGCCTTGAGGATTTTGGAAACGATGGTATCCTTGAGGTTGCGATCGCAGAAGGGGCCGTAATCCAGTTCAAAATCGGGGTCCACCGAAATGGGATCCACCTTGAAAGAATCCGGGTCGGTTACGCTCAAAGAATTAATCAGGTTGTCGATGATTTTCAGGTTCTTTATCCCAGTCGGGGAATCGCTTTCAAACGACTTGCGAAGCTTCTCCAGCTTTTTCACGAGATCCTGATTGAAGTCAGTCTTCTGTTCTGGCTGGATGACGTAAAAAGTCTGCCCTTCCTGCTTGAACTTGTGCAACCCGCAATTTTCTTTTCCCAGCTGCTGAATATGGCGATAAATCGTACGCGCCTTGCAATTCATAGAAATAGCCATACTCTCAACGGTCATTGGCTTGCAAAGAATATTCTTTATATTGCTAATCTTTTCGTAACCCGTAGCCATAACGACTCCTTTATTTTAAAATAATTCTCAGTTTATTTTCTACCGATGGCGACTTGGCCGTTTTCATGGCCGAAAGGAACGCCAACTGCTTTTGGAAATTGGAAGACACTCTGCCTTCCAGCAAAAATTTATTCCTGACAAACGAAACTCTAATCCGCGCCCCCGAAAGAAGCGTACTCGATTCCAGGGAATTCTCGATTTCTTCGCATAGAAGCCTATTGGGCATTGCATCCAACGGAAGGATGTTCAACGAAAAAACGAGTTCCTGTACGCCGGGATACTCCGCAATGCGGCGTTCCAGTTCTTTCAAATCGTAGTCCTCGAAACAAGAAGCCGTAACCGAGACTTTGCCCTGTTCCACTTTCACGCTGTAATCAAAGACGCGCACGCCCGGCGTTTCGAGAATCGAAAGGACATCGTTCTCCATGACCGTATCCGAGACGATGCTATTTGTCGCGACCCTCATGAAGTCAACGCAACCGCGCACCTTCGGGAGCGCCTCGACACAGCCCTTGAGCGCCCGCTTTACAGACAAATTGCGAACCAGGCCATCCAAGTAGACAACCCCTTGCCCCACATTCACCGAAATCCGGC
The genomic region above belongs to uncultured Fibrobacter sp. and contains:
- a CDS encoding DUF3536 domain-containing protein, yielding MSDKHPLYFTIHGHFYQPPRENPWTGVIENQPSARPFHDWNDRIASECYSPNSASRILSEHGHIVDIVNNYDFMSFNMGPTLMSWIRTNTPETYKRIQEADKRSRERLNGHGNAIAQVYNHVIMPLASEQDKRTQIHWGIEDFKFHFGRMPEAMWLAETAINLDTVVELIKAGIKFTILSPTQADSFRKLGDSEWKGCANTDIDTTRPYRIFPRDKEGNLVCDGYLDVFFYNPWLSSAVGFEHLLRNADTFGGRIRDAWDANREDPQLVSIGTDGESYGHHEPFGDMCAAWLYNRYAPQHNMVPVNYGWYLEKFPPQHEVLLKNFHGEGCAWSCAHGVGRWYRDCGCSTGGGPDWNQKWRGPLRDAFNHLKALADEIFINELQHLTAMDPWDVRNKYVDVLIAPGDSYRLKSFLNATLLHPHDPDECAKAVRLLEIQKFCMFSFTSCGWFFNDIEGLEPVQNMRYALRAMELLKPFLPEGRDIKAEVLEILAKATSNEHKWSGAEVFTKSAEEDVPAFVKQMAERAAIYHLGLEDDYLNKDYRLTASKISSRRRQTIVYTTYNDSTIDEHHASTILVLNDALGRVNLVVCNGDPRECGLSFVDNPNMTTEELKAAFPEAYVVRMRDLMSDSLKRINQLSTQRHLTDVTKTFSKFALDHGIPIDCLADPDHTLPDTMRKILSLEINAKIHHLALTYLDTPRDEDFARIHELIDEAKALDTTFSFGGTGRMFHRKLMGLIENVERNQDEASVRHITGLITVADWLELYIDKTTLENKVFPIYKKFMEDPNGKLAALKPMFDWLNFEVPHA
- the hpt gene encoding hypoxanthine phosphoribosyltransferase, which encodes MLNLSKAPLIDAQKIAKRIGELGKQIGGEYDFDIIVGAMTGSFIFVADLCRAMPKKKAQIKFIKASSYGDSTESSQKVKVSGLDSIQVEGARILLVDDILDTGRTMKALVQELSARGAKEIRTCVFLDKPERREVPIRADYVGFEIPNAFVVGYGLDFADEYRTFPDVWTLVEE
- a CDS encoding collagen-binding domain-containing protein, with the protein product MQRRKEHPDAGSRRRPGRELNPNANGIHVQTDFAGTIVAPNAEVVVGQAGKNFYGSIFAKSIVVHQYTKVTWVPFIPVQMNGVVAHIDNHEPLRYSVVF
- the queA gene encoding tRNA preQ1(34) S-adenosylmethionine ribosyltransferase-isomerase QueA; protein product: MEHKLSDYNFEFPPELIASRTAGKGKTHILYCPKNGGERRILKAPEIVDLFNPGDCLVVNNTKVIPARLYGHTLHGGEVETLLVQSLIPAEDGSARYEAQVRPGKAFKVGRELEIAGVKTVVEDVREDGARVLRFAVTPVELESVMNREGHVPLPPYINRPDDEDDKKAYQTIFAKYSGAVAAPTASLHFSEQMLEDLKARGVYVAEVTLHVGPGTFQNISVEDFTQHKMHGEHYELTKENAEIINKAKREGGRIVTVGTTSTRVVETIADANGIVKAQTGVTHAFFYPGYRYKIVDGLLTNFHWPKSSLILLVSAFYGRENTLAAYKMAVENKLKLFSYGDGMLIL
- a CDS encoding WYL domain-containing protein; its protein translation is MATGYEKISNIKNILCKPMTVESMAISMNCKARTIYRHIQQLGKENCGLHKFKQEGQTFYVIQPEQKTDFNQDLVKKLEKLRKSFESDSPTGIKNLKIIDNLINSLSVTDPDSFKVDPISVDPDFELDYGPFCDRNLKDTIVSKILKAIHDGVKVNITYRSATHEEEQTTVTVSPVKLVLRIDTLYLIAADDEFEETQIFKNYVVENIVNMTMTNIPVVKLSFDSKIHYKYTFGKWTDAKLQPQDISLLVKSKWLQSQFKKSNFVPAAVIKETKSRFVVELKLRITPDFKSWLLGVLPDVEILKPASLKADMKNLVKEAMKSLQG
- a CDS encoding BON domain-containing protein → MNSGIPLLCCCERCQSVFIAFSQEFSFCSDKTRNGDYAKIYGRNRIAPGNWLYFKGKAKPGLVKSYFQTSEKEIIMISYDGGPDQKVECPNVVINQEESPDGYRLLPAQSAQTLIGDHIYHAIRNAFGVAVGLVNDGEKDLLAVLLEDGTILFLALPVTSQNLPNPKLAEIVRSRLLQLFPEDARRISVNVGQGVVYLDGLVRNLSVKRALKGCVEALPKVRGCVDFMRVATNSIVSDTVMENDVLSILETPGVRVFDYSVKVEQGKVSVTASCFEDYDLKELERRIAEYPGVQELVFSLNILPLDAMPNRLLCEEIENSLESSTLLSGARIRVSFVRNKFLLEGRVSSNFQKQLAFLSAMKTAKSPSVENKLRIILK